The Hippopotamus amphibius kiboko isolate mHipAmp2 chromosome 16, mHipAmp2.hap2, whole genome shotgun sequence genomic interval GGTTCTGGGCATTGACAGCTGGGCTGGAGCTGGGAAGGAAACGGGCATGTGAGGGGGCAGACGGGGGCCAAAGACAGGTTGGGAGTCCCCATGGGGGTCTTCGGGGCAGGAGTTACCTGCTGTGCAGGCCTCTGTCCTTGGGCTCTGGGTCTGCAGCCCCTGCGGGAGGTGGGAAATCAGCCTCGCCCTGGGCTGGGTCAGATGACACAGGCTCCGCCCTGGGCCTGTCGTGACCCCCGCCCTCCACGTGGGATTCAGGAGGACAGACGGAACCCTGAACTCATACTTGCATGTCTGTTTCACTACTTCATGAgattgaaaaagatgaaaaagacctTAAATTGGTACATGTGAGCtgacaggtatttttttttttgtccctagGTTTTTAGATTTGAGATTctggaattgttttttaaatgcagtgtagttgatttacaatattgtagtAGTTTTAGGTAtgtaacatagtgattcaatatttttatacagtatcctccatttaaagttattacaaaagaACGACTATTCCCTGAGCTGTACAGCAtacccttgttgtttatctattttatacacagcagtTTGTGTCTTTTCATCCCACACCCCTCGCGTGTCCCTCCcggcttccctctccccagtggaAACCGTTGGTTACTCCTCGATGCCTGGGAGTCGGCTTCTGGTTTGCATGTACGTTTCTTTGTGTTGCTGTGCAGAGTCCACACATAAGGGATGGCGTGCAGCacgtgtctttctctgtgtgacttgcTTCACGAAGCATAACGCTCTCTAGGGCCACGCACGTTGCTGCACACGGCAGaggctcattcttttttatggctgagtaacattccatcatgtgtgaacacacacacgtgcacaccacAGCGTCTTTATCTTTCATGTGTTGGTGGACACGTGGGTTGCTCACATATGGTGGCTGTTGTAAACTGGCtgtgtgaacattggagtgcttcTCTCTTTTCAAGTGAGTGTTTTCATGTTATTCAGATATATAcacagcagtggaattgctggatcatatggtttttctgtgtttaatatttgaggaacctccatagtgtggAAAACATTGTTTCTAAGCTGACtgttcccactctgagggttccCTTTGGCTGGTGCCCTCAGCCCACCACCTGCAGGGTCCCAGGTCACCCCGTTCCCTACTCACCCGACTTCCTGCGTCTGTCCTGACCCCGGTGTCGgacaaggaggaagaggaggaggaggagcagcaggaCGAAGGCCACCGAGACCCCGATCAGAAGCTTCACGTACCATTTGAGACCTGGGACCCCAGTGATGTCAGGAGTGAGCCAGGGGTGGCATTTAATTGAGCGCCTACTTTGTGCAGGCTCGTGCTGGGGTCTGTGTGTGCATCTCctctcacccaccccacccattttacagatgaggaaactgaggcacagggaatgACATTACCAGCCCAGGTGACCCAGCCTGgacgtggcagagctgggactggaaccaGGGCTGTGGGCTCCCTGAGCTCTCCTCCTGCTGCCCCCCAGGCGGACCCCAGCTGcgtgctctgggggctcctcatCTGCCGGGGGGTCTGTCTGAGGGTCTCACCTGGAGCTGAGGGTCCGTCCTTgttaccctcccctcccccaccacagcggggactgggggaggggcgggctgcGTGGCGTGGACTCTGTGTGCCTCCCAggatcccccccccaccctgcagggccCGGACGCCCCTGGGAGGGTCCGGGTGGGCTGGGGGCTCTGCCCTCCTGAGCTCTGTGAGGCCCACCCGccccctcacctcacctcacagcAGGCCTGTGAGCacggggggtggtggtgggggcgcCGGGGAGCTGACAGACACGAACCCGAGACTCAGAGGAGAGCAGCCTCCTGCCCGGGCCCCTCAGCAGGCGCGCAGAGCCGGGCCTGACCCCGGAGTCTGACTGCAGCCCTTCTCTGTCCACTCGAGCTGGGCGCCCTGAGCTGAAGGGTGGGGGGCCGACGCCCAGACCATTgtcctgcctccccgccccctccctgcacaatgtcccccccactgctgcccAGGGGACAGGCCCCCATACAGTCCCATCCTCGGGGCCTCCCTGTGCAGCCTCCTGTCCCGGGGTCACAGCCAGAAGTCAGACCTGAAGGACATCTAAGCTCTGGGCCACGAGTGTCTCCTtttacacatggggaaactgaggccccggcAGGGGAAGGGGTCCAAGTCAGGGTCTCCAGAGGTGCCTGAACTGAGGGCATAACTCAGCCCTGCCCCCCAGGACCCTCCACCACCTCCCACAGACCCTCACTCACCCGTCTGCGGGCCTGACTCCGTGGGGGGAAGGAGCTGGTCCTCAGAGCCTCCTGGGGGTCAGGACAGAAGGTGAGAGTCAGGGGCTGCTTCTCCCCCCATCTGCCCTGCTGCTCCACCCCTGGCTGGACCCCGACATCCCCTCTCCATGACCCCCACCCCTCATCCACCAGCCTCAGagcccctgcagccctggggtCCCCCACATCTCTGCCCGACCCCCAGCCTGTCCTTGAGCATCTGAGGGCATTAGATCCCCCAAGATATTGTGAAACTGCCCTGGGGTGGCCTGTGCGCCCCCTGAGCAAAGAGCCCCTGTGACGCCCCAGTTGTTGAATTGAGGCCTGTGGGTGGGGGGCTGGCACCCCCAGGGGTCCTGGGAATGAGGacaggaagggggtggggctggggctgaccCTGGAGTCCCCACCTCACTCAACTCTTCCCCGACACCTGCCCCGTGGCCTCCCCAGgaccctcccactgcccccctgTCATCTCCAGAACCCAGGTGAGGGGGAAGGGGTGAGTAGGGGTGGAAGGGCCTCTCAGGGGCAGATCCCCCTCCGGGTGACCCTCCCTCAGAgccccctcactcccaccccagcccagagctCTCAGGGGACAGAGCCCTGAGCTGACTGCGTCCGAGGGACAGGGTCAGGGCCCCTCACCTGAGACCAGGAGCTCCAGGGGGTCACTGGGCTGTGACAGCAGGTAGGGGTGACTGCTGAGTGAGCTGTAGCACCTGTAGGTCCCATTGTGGGTCGAGGTCACAGGACTTATGGAGAATTCGGCCTGGAACTGCCCACTTCGGTACTTTGCTCTAAGACGCAGAGGGGGATGGGCTGCCCCTTCCTTGGACAGAAGGAAACTTTCCCTTGTGCTCCCTGACTGACACAGCAGGGTCACGTTCTCTCCTGATTCCACCATGGGGCCTGGCTGCACCGAGAGGGAGGGTGCAGGGAGCCATcctagagagaggaagagggtgaGGGGCTGCTGGCCCACCTGGTTCTCAACTGAGACCCAGCAGGGCCTTCCTGAGGACCCTCAgctctgtctgtctgtgttttctctgagtctctccctctcccgcccacccctgtctctctgtctgtctccctccctggggACCCCTCCCCCCTGGTCCCAGCATCACCCCCTGGGGCTccccctgcagggcctgggcagaGTCTGGGTCCTTGACGGACCCGCTGGCTCCTCACCTGCCACCAGGATGTCCAGGGGGTCACTGGGGGCCGACCACTCGGAGGAGAGGATGTGTCCACCGTAGCATCTGTACCGGCCCCCGTGGGTGTCGGTCACCCGGCCCAGGGGGAAGTCGGCCTGAGAGAGCCCGGCCTGGGGCTGCCGGGCAGGGCGCTGGGGGAGGTCCTGTCCCCCCTCCTTGGACAGAGCGAATCTGTCGTAGCCGACATCAGAGCGACACTGGAGGGTCAGGCTCTGTCCAGAGGCCACGACAGGGCCCTGTGGGGTCAGGAGGGAGGGCTTCCCAGACACACCTGGGGAGAGAGCAGCCCTGGGTTGTAGGGGCTGCTTCCTCCCGTGAACTTCCCTTGTCATGTACTGCCGAGGGCTCACTGCCTCTCACACTCTGTGTCTCTGCACAACAAGATCACCCATTTGCTGCATTCCACCCTCTCCCATGGGGCTCCCCAGGGACAAAGACCCCAATATAGTGTCTGGTATCTGAAACAATGTCTGGGGCCAGGATGGGACCTCCTCACCTGGGACCAGGAGCTCCAGGGGGTCACTGGGTTCCGACCACACCTGGGGGGTGTCCCTGTCAAAGCCGTAGCATCTGAACGTCCACCTGTGTGTGGGGGTCACGGGGCCCACAGGGAACAGGGCCTGGGTCTGCCCATAGGGGCATCTCTGTGCGTCCAGGGTCCAGGAGGACTTGTGTTCTCCTTCCTTAGTCAGAATCAACCTGTCCAGTCCCTCCCCTGAGACACACTGGAGGGTCACGTTCCCTCCTGAGGTCACCACCGGGCTCGGCAGGGCTGAGAGGGTGGGTTTTCTGTGGGCCCCTAGGAGAGACAGAGGCCGCTTGTTAAGTGGGgctcacaccccctcccctcccccagggctgggctgtgagAGGGACGCAGCCCTGAGCGCAGACCCccttcctgagggcagagcctGAGGCTGGGACCCCTGAGTGTCCTCTCACCTGTCACCACCAGCTCCAGGGGGTCACTGTGCTGTGACCAGCCAGCCGGGCTGAGATAGGAACAGTGATATCTCCCTGCGTAGGGCTCTGTCATGGATGAGATGGACACCTTGGCCTTTTCCAAGGGCTGTAGCAGGAATTGTGTCTCCCAGGATAGTGAGCTTCCTGGTCTGTATATGATGAACTTCTGGGCCTGAAGGGTCCCCTGACACCAGATGGTCACAGGCCTCCCCCAGGGGATCACAGAGCCTGGCTCAGCCCAGATGGTGGGTTTGGGGAGGGTCCCTGGAGGGAAATCAGAGGCTGGGTCTCAAGACATGCCCACCCCCAGGTGCCCAGCTCTCAGCCCCAAACCTCCCAGACTCCCCCTCCTTCAGCCCAgacctgctgctccccatccccatgGCCTGGGGGTGGCCCCTTGTCCCCgtgaggaggagggagctgggccaCCTGGGGACAGACTCACCTGCCTGCACCTGGGTCCTCAGGCCCACACTCAGCGCTGGAAGAGAGATCCCTGTGAGAGATTTGCCCTGAATCTGAGCAGCACCTCTCCTCCCCGTGAGCCTCCTGAGCCCTGGGGTCTCCTGACAGAGCAGGCCTGGCTGTGGGGAGGgtccctcccagagcagggcttcccctccccctcctccatctcaccGAGGCAGAGCAGGGCCGTGAGGGTGGGGGTCATGGCATCCGTCCCTGTGGTCCCGACTCTGCAGATGGAGGAGACCCTGGTGCCCTCAGGAGCGACAGACCCACAGGGTGTGTCCACTTGGAGGCTGGTCCTCCCCATCACGGGGTTGTCACGTCAGCAGCCCCACAGGAAGGGGAACTGCCTCTTGTTGGGAGCCTGGCTCTTGTTGCCATGCCACACCCGCTGCCTTCCTGAGACACATCTTCCCGTCGAGGGTGTCCCGGGCACATCCTTCCCTCTCAAAGCCTCCCCGTGGGGTCTCCTTCATCCTCAGCCCGTCCATCAGCACATCCTGTGGGGTCCTCACCCTGGACAGgggtcccccaggccctggagatGCTTCAGGGAGGACGCAGGTTCCTGCTGCTCCACTGAGCTCAGATCTGCACAGACACACGTGTAGCATCACTTACAGCTCAGTGGAGGGCAGCGTGGCAGTGAGCACAGAGCAGACTCAGAGGGAAATGAGGGAAGGACACGTGACTCCCCTCCCGGCCCTGGAGTGTGGGTTTATTCCTACCACAGCCCCTTCAGGGACTGCtctctttttgttgcaacagcGTCCACCCCACCTTCCTGGGAACAAGCCCTGAGTCATTCCTGCCTCCTCGGTGCCCCTTGATCCTTGGTCAGAgttccccgccgccccccgccccgtcctGTGGTCCTGCCTGGAAGcttcaggggacatggatttgggTTAGGGCTCTTTTGTTGAAGGAAAACAGACCTTGTTTAAATCTGTGCCCACTGCTCCTGTAGCCTTGAGGGCAGCGCCCTTTCTCTGAGCCTGCGCTTCCTCCTCTGCGTGTTGTCACGAGCCCTCCTCCTCAGAGTGGCCGTGGGCTCCGTGGTGCCGGGTTCCCTGCAGGACCATCCTTGGGAATCTCCAGACCAGGTGACGACAGGCGTGGGTGGACGTGGGAGCATCGGGGGTTCAGACTCCAGGGTCAAGGGGGTGACTGTGGTGCCC includes:
- the LOC130838219 gene encoding leukocyte immunoglobulin-like receptor subfamily B member 3 gives rise to the protein MTPTLTALLCLALSVGLRTQVQAGTLPKPTIWAEPGSVIPWGRPVTIWCQGTLQAQKFIIYRPGSSLSWETQFLLQPLEKAKVSISSMTEPYAGRYHCSYLSPAGWSQHSDPLELVVTGAHRKPTLSALPSPVVTSGGNVTLQCVSGEGLDRLILTKEGEHKSSWTLDAQRCPYGQTQALFPVGPVTPTHRWTFRCYGFDRDTPQVWSEPSDPLELLVPGVSGKPSLLTPQGPVVASGQSLTLQCRSDVGYDRFALSKEGGQDLPQRPARQPQAGLSQADFPLGRVTDTHGGRYRCYGGHILSSEWSAPSDPLDILVAGWLPAPSLSVQPGPMVESGENVTLLCQSGSTRESFLLSKEGAAHPPLRLRAKYRSGQFQAEFSISPVTSTHNGTYRCYSSLSSHPYLLSQPSDPLELLVSGGSEDQLLPPTESGPQTGLKWYVKLLIGVSVAFVLLLLLLLFLLVRHRGQDRRRKSGAADPEPKDRGLHSSSSPAVNAQNQTLYAAVNDTQPEEGVHLDHLQNRQYADPQEEAYAQVNRSRSRLRRGMASSPSSLSGGWLDTKDRHAEEDRQMDSQAAASEAPQDVTYAQLNHWALRRETTAPPAPPSGEPPAEPSVYAALATR